One stretch of Paenibacillus sp. AN1007 DNA includes these proteins:
- a CDS encoding Na(+)/H(+) antiporter subunit C, translating into MEILMCVAVGILFAVAVFLILSRSLLRIVLGMSILTHGVHLLLITMSRLKTGAPPLLGEMAEKYVDPLPQALILTSIVINFGLTAFFFVLSYRSYLKLKTDDMEEVRRRPYE; encoded by the coding sequence ATGGAAATTTTGATGTGTGTGGCCGTAGGCATTTTGTTCGCGGTTGCCGTCTTTCTCATCTTGTCACGGAGCCTGCTCCGCATCGTGCTTGGCATGTCCATTCTGACACACGGGGTGCATCTGCTGTTAATTACTATGTCTCGTCTCAAAACCGGTGCTCCTCCATTACTCGGAGAAATGGCTGAGAAATATGTTGATCCGCTGCCTCAGGCCCTAATTCTGACGTCAATTGTTATCAATTTTGGCCTGACTGCTTTCTTCTTTGTTCTGTCTTATCGTTCTTATCTGAAGCTGAAGACGGACGATATGGAAGAAGTAAGGAGGCGCCCATATGAATAA
- a CDS encoding Na+/H+ antiporter subunit D: MNNLVVLPILLPLITGVLALLFFRRVYIQRFVSVVGLLAAAAASTILIIRVAQSGVLTLNMGGWSAPYGIVLVADMVAALLVVAASIIALACLLYAFRSINKEREQHHFYPFFHFLIAGVNASFLTGDLFNLFVSFELMLISSYALIVLGGTERQLRETIKYVLINIVSSALFVASIGFLYSITGTLNMADLSVRIAEVGQSGVVTLIAVLFLIVFSIKAGLFLFFWLSGSYAAPPAVVTALFAGLLTKVGLYAIVRTFTLIFYHDPDFFHALIGWMAGATMVLGVVGAISYRDVNKILIYNVVAGVGFVAFGMAAASRTALEGLLFYMLHDMLIKTLLFLLGGALIAVAGTSRLDNMGGLIQRYPVLGWMFFISALALAGLPPFSGFPGKLLLFEGGLEAGLYGLTGIAVLSSLLMLYSVLRIFIQAFWGEPPAGMARRPYAVNGLLIPAGILFAFIIVMGLGAEGMFQLTSRAGDILLHPNIYIDAVLKE, from the coding sequence ATGAATAATCTTGTCGTGCTGCCGATCCTGCTTCCACTGATCACCGGGGTTCTTGCCCTGCTGTTCTTCCGGAGAGTATATATACAGCGTTTCGTGAGTGTTGTCGGGCTGTTGGCTGCGGCTGCGGCCTCTACGATACTTATCATTCGTGTAGCTCAATCTGGCGTTCTGACGCTGAATATGGGCGGCTGGTCAGCTCCTTACGGCATCGTGCTTGTTGCCGACATGGTCGCAGCTCTGCTTGTGGTGGCTGCATCCATTATTGCGCTGGCCTGCCTGCTCTATGCGTTTCGAAGCATCAACAAGGAACGGGAGCAGCATCATTTTTATCCATTTTTTCATTTTCTGATTGCAGGTGTGAATGCCTCTTTTCTCACCGGTGACTTGTTCAACTTGTTTGTCAGCTTTGAACTGATGCTGATCTCCTCCTATGCACTTATCGTGCTTGGGGGAACGGAAAGACAGCTGCGCGAGACGATCAAATATGTATTGATTAATATAGTATCCTCCGCTTTATTTGTAGCTTCAATAGGCTTTCTCTATTCGATCACAGGTACGCTGAACATGGCCGACTTGTCGGTTCGAATTGCGGAAGTCGGTCAGAGCGGAGTTGTCACGCTGATTGCCGTCCTTTTCCTCATCGTATTCAGTATTAAAGCCGGTTTATTTCTATTCTTCTGGTTGTCCGGCTCTTATGCAGCACCGCCCGCTGTTGTTACTGCACTGTTCGCAGGTCTGCTCACCAAAGTTGGCCTGTATGCCATTGTGCGGACCTTTACTCTGATTTTCTATCATGATCCGGACTTCTTCCATGCCTTGATTGGCTGGATGGCTGGTGCAACGATGGTTCTGGGGGTGGTTGGTGCGATCTCGTATCGTGATGTGAACAAGATTCTGATCTATAACGTCGTGGCTGGTGTTGGATTCGTTGCATTCGGAATGGCCGCGGCCAGCCGTACTGCGCTGGAAGGGCTGCTGTTCTATATGCTGCATGATATGCTGATCAAAACGCTTCTTTTCCTGCTCGGGGGTGCTCTAATTGCCGTAGCGGGTACATCGAGACTCGACAACATGGGTGGACTGATCCAGCGTTATCCGGTGCTGGGGTGGATGTTTTTCATCAGCGCACTTGCACTTGCGGGCCTGCCTCCATTCAGTGGATTCCCCGGAAAACTGCTGCTTTTTGAAGGCGGCCTGGAGGCTGGATTATATGGTTTAACCGGTATAGCCGTGCTCTCAAGTCTGCTCATGCTGTATTCTGTACTCCGCATCTTCATTCAGGCATTTTGGGGTGAGCCTCCTGCGGGTATGGCCAGACGTCCTTACGCGGTGAACGGCCTGCTGATTCCTGCCGGAATTTTGTTTGCATTCATCATCGTCATGGGCCTGGGCGCTGAGGGCATGTTCCAG